Proteins encoded in a region of the Sphingopyxis sp. OAS728 genome:
- a CDS encoding PAS domain S-box protein: protein MMQRPFAIRLALALLLVAAAALLRYALTPWLGGSASFLLFAPAILAGAFYAGPMAASIATAPALVLGLYFAAVRDGSGYNLVEAIMFLVTAAGIVALSQAFERMRRRAHESDHRAARRDAEAALVAEELNLLIDGAQGHAIYLLDAEGRVTIWNKGAERLKGWREEEVVGKDAAIFYPPDAVAAGKPEGDLAVAAREGRLEMEDWRVRKDGSEFLADVSITALRTAGGDLRGFAKVVSDITGRRAAEEALRSQESHLRSILSTVPDAMVVIDDQGSIVSFSAAAERLFGYQEAELLGVNVSRLMPSPDRERHDAYIRRFLETGEKRIIGIGRVVFAERRDGSTFPMELSIGEASSDSHPLFTGFIRDLTERQQTEARLESLQSELIHVSRVSAMGTMASTLAHELNQPITAVTNYVEAVRDLLANPDPDDIPMIRDALDDTAKEALRAGHIVRRLRDFVARGEVEKTIEKLPLLINEAAVLGLMGAREKSVEPRFDLDPYASPVLVDKVQIQQVLINLIRNAVEAMADSPVRQLTVTSRPDQRGFVRVIVADTGPGVTPEVAEQLFTAFVSTKAEGMGLGLSICRTIVEANGGRIWMEPRTGGGTEFHFTLVSAKAEENDVG, encoded by the coding sequence ATGATGCAACGTCCTTTTGCGATACGCCTGGCGCTGGCGCTTCTGCTCGTCGCTGCTGCGGCGCTGCTTCGCTATGCACTCACCCCCTGGCTTGGCGGCAGTGCATCCTTCCTGCTTTTCGCACCCGCTATCCTTGCTGGCGCTTTCTATGCCGGTCCGATGGCGGCATCGATTGCGACCGCGCCGGCCCTTGTGCTTGGTCTCTATTTCGCCGCGGTCCGCGACGGCAGCGGCTATAATCTCGTCGAGGCCATCATGTTTCTGGTCACCGCGGCCGGCATTGTCGCGCTCTCGCAAGCCTTCGAGCGGATGCGGCGGCGCGCGCATGAAAGCGACCATCGCGCCGCGCGGCGCGATGCCGAGGCGGCGCTGGTCGCCGAGGAACTCAATCTGCTCATCGACGGCGCGCAGGGGCATGCGATCTACCTGCTCGATGCCGAAGGCCGCGTGACGATCTGGAACAAGGGCGCCGAACGCCTCAAGGGCTGGCGCGAGGAAGAGGTCGTCGGCAAGGATGCCGCGATCTTCTATCCGCCCGACGCCGTCGCCGCCGGCAAACCTGAGGGCGACCTTGCCGTTGCGGCGCGCGAGGGACGTCTCGAGATGGAGGACTGGCGCGTCCGCAAGGATGGATCCGAGTTCCTCGCCGATGTCTCGATCACGGCGCTTCGCACCGCGGGCGGCGATCTTCGCGGTTTCGCCAAGGTCGTCTCGGACATCACCGGACGGCGCGCCGCCGAGGAGGCGCTGCGGTCGCAGGAAAGCCATCTGCGGTCGATCCTCTCGACGGTGCCCGATGCGATGGTTGTCATCGACGATCAGGGTTCGATCGTGTCCTTCAGCGCTGCCGCCGAGCGACTGTTCGGTTATCAGGAGGCCGAACTGCTCGGGGTCAATGTCAGCCGGCTGATGCCCTCACCCGATCGCGAGCGCCACGATGCCTATATCCGGCGCTTCCTCGAAACGGGGGAAAAGCGCATCATCGGCATCGGACGCGTGGTGTTCGCCGAGCGCAGGGACGGCTCGACCTTTCCGATGGAATTGTCGATCGGCGAGGCGTCGAGCGACAGCCACCCGCTCTTTACCGGCTTCATCCGCGACCTCACCGAACGCCAGCAGACCGAGGCCCGGCTCGAATCGCTCCAGTCCGAGCTGATCCATGTTTCGCGCGTCAGCGCGATGGGGACGATGGCCTCGACGCTCGCGCATGAGCTCAACCAGCCGATTACCGCGGTCACCAATTATGTCGAAGCGGTGCGCGACCTGCTCGCCAATCCCGATCCCGACGATATTCCGATGATCCGTGATGCGCTCGACGATACGGCGAAGGAAGCGTTGCGCGCAGGGCATATCGTTCGCCGCCTGCGCGACTTCGTGGCGCGCGGCGAGGTCGAGAAGACGATCGAGAAACTGCCCTTGCTCATCAATGAGGCGGCGGTGCTCGGACTGATGGGCGCGCGCGAGAAGAGCGTTGAGCCGCGCTTCGACCTCGATCCCTATGCCTCGCCGGTGCTCGTCGACAAGGTCCAGATCCAGCAGGTGCTGATCAACCTCATTCGCAACGCTGTCGAAGCGATGGCCGACAGTCCGGTGCGGCAGCTGACCGTCACGAGCCGTCCCGACCAGCGCGGCTTTGTCCGCGTGATCGTCGCCGATACCGGACCGGGCGTGACGCCCGAGGTCGCCGAGCAGCTCTTTACGGCGTTCGTCAGCACCAAGGCGGAAGGCATGGGACTCGGTCTCTCGATCTGCCGGACGATCGTCGAGGCCAATGGCGGACGTATCTGGATGGAGCCGCGCACCGGCGGCGGGACCGAATTTCACTTCACACTGGTGAGCGCGAAGGCGGAGGAAAATGATGTCGGATAG
- a CDS encoding response regulator transcription factor, translating to MSDRKLVHIVDDEEAIRRSASFMLKTSGYAVETWANGALFLKEIRHVPEGCVLLDVRMPEMDGLEVQQAMLERGVTMPVIVLTGHADVSIAVRAMKAGAVDFLEKPFEKAVLIASIEAAFARMAAADGAVARAAEAEVVLGILTPREREVLEGLAQGLPNKTIAYDLGISPRTVEVHRANLMAKLDVRSLSDALRLAFAAGLGA from the coding sequence ATGTCGGATAGGAAGCTCGTGCATATCGTCGACGATGAGGAGGCGATCCGGCGGTCGGCGAGTTTCATGCTCAAGACCTCGGGCTATGCGGTCGAGACCTGGGCCAATGGCGCGCTGTTCCTGAAGGAAATCCGGCACGTGCCCGAAGGCTGTGTCCTGCTCGACGTGCGCATGCCCGAAATGGACGGCCTCGAGGTCCAGCAGGCGATGTTAGAGCGCGGGGTTACCATGCCGGTGATCGTCCTTACCGGGCACGCCGACGTCTCGATCGCGGTCCGGGCGATGAAGGCCGGCGCGGTCGATTTCCTCGAAAAGCCGTTCGAAAAGGCGGTGCTCATTGCCTCGATCGAGGCCGCTTTCGCCCGCATGGCGGCGGCCGATGGAGCGGTGGCGCGCGCCGCCGAGGCCGAGGTCGTTCTTGGCATCCTGACCCCGCGCGAGCGCGAGGTTCTCGAAGGGCTCGCGCAGGGACTGCCGAACAAGACGATCGCCTATGACCTCGGCATCTCGCCGCGTACCGTCGAAGTCCACCGCGCCAACCTCATGGCGAAGCTCGATGTCCGCAGCCTGTCCGACGCGCTGCGGCTCGCCTTCGCCGCCGGTCTCGGCGCCTGA
- a CDS encoding response regulator transcription factor, giving the protein MTTARREDPQAAIRRPAPDRAARSRHSPPLIEQLTHRELEVVGGLVRGLTNKQIGQELGISHRTVEIHRSRLMRKLGAATLAGLLGIILPQRDRIDALIARQARATR; this is encoded by the coding sequence ATGACGACAGCCCGCCGCGAAGACCCACAGGCCGCGATCCGCCGCCCCGCGCCGGACCGCGCTGCGCGGTCGCGGCATTCGCCCCCTCTCATCGAACAGCTCACACATCGCGAGCTCGAAGTCGTGGGCGGGCTCGTGCGCGGTCTCACCAACAAGCAGATCGGGCAGGAGCTCGGCATCAGTCACCGCACCGTCGAAATTCATCGCTCGCGCCTGATGCGCAAGCTCGGCGCCGCGACGCTCGCCGGGCTCCTCGGTATCATCCTGCCCCAGCGCGACCGGATCGACGCACTGATCGCGCGGCAAGCCCGCGCCACGCGCTAG
- a CDS encoding NRAMP family divalent metal transporter — translation MTAAIDQDEGPPTQPANLSSNPRTFLRALGPGLIAGAADDDPSGIGTHSQIGAAFGYRLSWTFVLSFPLMVAIQEIAAEIGRVTGAGIARNLRRHYSRRLLWSMVSLLLVANIINLGADLGAMGAALALLAGGKAGLYTLLFGILSIVLEVGLSYSRYAAILKWTTLTLFTYVAVLFVVHVPWGTALTALLLPDIELNAAYATAFVAILGTTISPYLFFWQAGQEIEEQHRHHAKPLCLTPAAADGEFRRIRVDTLTGMAFSTLISLAIVFATAATLHAEGIRDIATSAQAAEALRPLAGPFAFAMFALGIIGTGLLAVPVLAGSAAYAVTEMAGMAGSLDAKPLSARLFYGTIAATTLAGASLSAIGIDPARALYWAAVVNGVLAAPLMLVMMLIARNPRAMGRLVISRRQSWSGWAATAVMTAATLLFFFFLVTGDI, via the coding sequence ATGACCGCAGCAATTGACCAAGACGAAGGACCGCCGACCCAGCCGGCGAACCTCTCGTCAAACCCGCGGACATTTCTTCGCGCGCTCGGTCCGGGCCTGATCGCCGGCGCCGCCGACGACGATCCGAGCGGAATCGGAACGCACAGCCAGATCGGCGCGGCATTCGGTTACCGGCTCTCCTGGACCTTCGTGCTGAGCTTCCCGCTGATGGTGGCGATCCAGGAGATCGCCGCCGAGATCGGGCGGGTTACCGGCGCAGGGATCGCGCGCAACCTCCGTCGGCATTATTCGCGTCGCCTGCTCTGGTCGATGGTGTCGCTGCTGCTCGTCGCGAACATCATCAATCTCGGCGCCGATCTCGGCGCGATGGGTGCGGCGCTGGCCCTGCTCGCCGGAGGCAAGGCCGGACTCTATACCTTGTTGTTCGGGATCCTCAGCATCGTCCTCGAAGTCGGCCTTAGCTATTCTCGCTACGCCGCAATCCTCAAATGGACGACGCTCACCCTCTTTACCTATGTCGCGGTGCTGTTCGTGGTGCATGTTCCATGGGGCACGGCCCTCACGGCGCTGCTGCTTCCCGACATCGAACTCAATGCAGCCTATGCCACGGCGTTCGTCGCGATCCTCGGCACGACGATCAGCCCCTATCTCTTCTTCTGGCAGGCGGGGCAGGAGATCGAGGAACAGCATCGCCATCATGCCAAGCCGCTCTGCCTGACGCCCGCGGCAGCCGATGGCGAGTTCAGGCGCATTCGTGTCGACACGCTGACGGGCATGGCGTTCAGCACGCTCATTTCGCTCGCGATCGTCTTCGCGACCGCGGCGACGCTGCATGCCGAGGGCATACGCGATATCGCCACATCGGCGCAGGCCGCCGAAGCGCTGCGGCCGCTCGCCGGGCCGTTCGCTTTCGCGATGTTCGCGCTCGGAATCATCGGCACCGGCCTTCTCGCCGTCCCGGTACTGGCCGGATCGGCCGCCTATGCCGTCACCGAGATGGCGGGGATGGCAGGTAGCCTCGACGCCAAGCCGCTTTCGGCGCGTCTCTTCTACGGAACGATCGCCGCGACCACGCTTGCCGGCGCCTCGCTCTCGGCGATCGGCATCGACCCGGCGCGCGCGCTCTACTGGGCAGCGGTGGTCAATGGCGTGCTCGCCGCGCCGCTCATGCTGGTGATGATGCTGATCGCCCGCAATCCGCGCGCGATGGGACGTCTCGTCATTTCGCGCCGCCAGAGCTGGTCGGGCTGGGCGGCAACCGCGGTGATGACGGCAGCAACCTTGCTGTTTTTCTTCTTCCTCGTGACGGGAGATATCTAG